In Lacibacter sp. H375, one DNA window encodes the following:
- a CDS encoding serine hydrolase domain-containing protein has translation MKQTLFLASFILLVIACQKKEQGINSNQPKFDLDKFEQNIKTTYGPQAVGYSYTIAIGDKIMRYGAAGKATRSDGDVPYSIETRQEIFSVTKFMTAIAVFKMLQIKGISPDAYIHNYLPNSWTIHPSLMQISFRRLLSHNSGFAKNDRDYASLKQMMNMPQGDTTRTYNNANFALCRILLPYMKYGKGYFAAAEMNNTLESATALEFREIMRDLVLQPSNIAHWEKIDFKNWNHLGLNNYPYTMYYRWNSNLSPVTNSDDVLIAGSRGLVMSTYEIAQVMIAFENNQLVPEQTKQLMKIAGCGFDGVNGIAGDKGRYYWKNGAGPGSGPGGECIIMSFPNSVYVSINSNSNVSDNVQHVASPSKLAQAYDNAW, from the coding sequence TTTGATCTCGATAAATTTGAACAGAATATCAAAACTACGTATGGTCCACAGGCAGTAGGTTATTCTTATACCATTGCTATCGGCGATAAGATCATGCGGTATGGTGCAGCAGGTAAAGCCACCAGATCGGATGGAGATGTACCATACAGCATTGAAACAAGACAGGAAATATTCAGTGTTACAAAATTCATGACGGCCATTGCAGTTTTTAAAATGCTACAGATTAAAGGCATTTCTCCCGATGCATATATCCATAATTATCTGCCCAATTCGTGGACCATACATCCCTCGTTAATGCAGATCAGCTTCCGCAGGTTATTATCACACAACAGCGGCTTTGCAAAAAACGATCGTGACTATGCATCATTAAAACAAATGATGAATATGCCACAAGGCGATACAACACGCACTTACAACAATGCCAACTTTGCATTGTGTCGTATCCTGCTTCCTTATATGAAATATGGCAAAGGCTATTTTGCAGCGGCTGAAATGAATAATACATTGGAATCTGCAACAGCATTGGAGTTTAGAGAGATCATGCGTGATCTTGTTTTGCAACCATCAAACATTGCGCATTGGGAAAAAATTGATTTTAAAAACTGGAACCACCTGGGGTTGAATAATTATCCTTACACTATGTACTACCGTTGGAACAGCAATCTGTCGCCGGTAACAAACAGTGATGATGTATTGATTGCCGGTTCAAGAGGCCTGGTGATGAGTACTTATGAAATTGCTCAGGTAATGATCGCTTTTGAAAATAACCAACTGGTGCCAGAACAAACAAAACAATTAATGAAAATAGCCGGTTGTGGTTTTGATGGAGTGAACGGTATTGCCGGTGATAAAGGAAGATACTATTGGAAAAATGGTGCTGGCCCTGGCAGCGGCCCAGGTGGCGAATGTATCATTATGAGTTTCCCAAACAGTGTATATGTAAGCATTAATTCAAACAGTAATGTGAGTGATAACGTACAACATGTTGCCAGCCCTTCAAAACTGGCGCAAGCTTATGACAATGCCTGGTAA
- a CDS encoding sensor histidine kinase — MIRAIHIAVLLFIAFTVKVAAQGPAFYHLSTAEGLSDNSVNDVKRDRNGILWIGTSEGLNSFDGNSISTYYKYDHPKLAGNDILQVICDNENRIWLRTATNFVTMLDAKRNFHSFAIGDSTENTFPVNYLLTKEKGLIVRKTTGHYVFNTSNNRFEKWNTTIDSLLPKTIRFVEPFDEDKFMVYGRGRLLLIDYATQQKLMDIKLPSLLMGAARINNNEILTYTLSGSGFFRINIKTQTVTHSYTNLKDQNGNTLVKNLRNITRINEQQFAISTRFSGMYLIDLEKESLQLLKHDPLNERSIGGDNTSALHYDSSGYLFVTTRTSGLHYLNLKQPQIAYRPYFKDEQGNIFDGYIQTITAKDGLVWLGAQDRLIRLNGITNKTTFINYYLPDGRNLNNEETVRALYTDEQDRLWVGTTRYGILVLDKNQKTIAHFGRMKGITDSLPSAWTNGFCVDATSNLWVATMRGICRINTNSLQVTNFTTHRLLNQLNGIYTNTVWIDSKQQLWIGTNRGAWCYNEQKQTLKHYSDKEGLSHNRVFSFNEDNKGNIYIGTIAGLTVLAPNETTTVYNRSKGLRNDKCEGILKDEHGFLWIGNLNCLIRFDPATNNYAVYEEGLGFSHAGFRMRSCFKAADGEMFWGSDKGLNSFYPQQLNTISVQLQPSINTLYTTDSSYRFTTSDTVRFPYNTSAFHFYFSSGELTGSKKIQFLYKLDGYDTDWKKPIAYGQAVYSKLPPGNYLFHVKASRDGINWYEAAHPVQLNISKPWWQLTWFRLSYIVAFFALLYGIYNLLQRRKKEKEVKQMIDYFAHSGFEHSSVDDILWDIARNCISRLDFEDCVIYTVNEDEKVLLQKAAYGPKSPKAYEIKNPIIIPFGKGIVGDVAATGRANIIHDTSKDKRYIVDDEQRFSEITVPIIHEGKVIAVIDSEHSRKNFFTKQHLEALQTIASLSSAKISRAMAMDAMKKTKLEVMELNVKMAESKFMNLRLQMNPHFMFNALSSIQHLIVSQQTTKAYKYLTIFSNFLRSLLNYAEKNFIPLDEELKILQMYVELESLRFDQSFSYEINVDENLSNDEVLVPSLMVQPFVENAIWHGLLHKEGEKKLKIEFVNHSDDHLTCTIEDNGVGRSNAAAIQRQKISSKIHESKGIGIIEERLKLLQQKTGKPAHVEIKDMFDAQQHAAGTKVIITIPYYNPEET, encoded by the coding sequence TTGATCAGAGCAATCCATATTGCAGTTCTCCTTTTCATTGCATTTACTGTAAAAGTAGCTGCACAAGGCCCGGCATTTTATCACCTCAGCACAGCAGAAGGATTAAGCGATAACAGTGTGAATGATGTAAAGCGTGACCGGAATGGAATTCTCTGGATCGGTACATCCGAAGGGCTTAATAGTTTTGATGGCAACAGCATCAGCACTTATTATAAATATGATCATCCAAAACTGGCAGGCAATGATATACTGCAGGTGATCTGTGACAATGAAAACCGCATCTGGTTGCGAACAGCAACGAATTTTGTAACAATGCTCGATGCAAAGCGTAATTTTCATTCGTTCGCTATAGGTGATTCAACAGAAAATACATTTCCTGTAAATTACTTACTAACAAAAGAAAAGGGGCTTATTGTTCGAAAAACGACCGGGCATTATGTTTTCAATACGTCAAACAATCGTTTTGAAAAATGGAATACAACCATTGATTCCTTATTGCCAAAAACTATACGATTTGTTGAACCGTTTGATGAAGATAAATTCATGGTGTATGGAAGGGGGCGTTTACTACTGATTGATTATGCAACGCAGCAAAAATTAATGGACATTAAACTGCCCTCTTTGTTAATGGGTGCTGCACGTATCAACAATAACGAGATACTTACCTATACCCTTTCCGGAAGTGGATTTTTCCGTATCAATATAAAAACACAAACTGTAACACACAGCTATACAAACCTGAAAGATCAAAACGGAAACACATTGGTAAAAAACCTTCGAAATATTACACGCATCAATGAACAGCAGTTTGCAATCAGCACACGTTTTTCCGGCATGTATTTGATCGATCTTGAAAAAGAAAGTTTGCAGTTGCTAAAGCATGATCCATTGAACGAACGCAGTATAGGTGGCGACAATACAAGTGCTTTGCATTACGACAGCAGCGGCTATCTTTTTGTTACAACTCGCACGTCCGGACTGCATTACCTGAACCTGAAACAACCACAAATTGCTTATCGTCCCTATTTTAAAGATGAGCAGGGCAATATATTTGATGGATATATTCAAACCATTACTGCAAAAGATGGATTGGTATGGCTGGGCGCACAGGATCGTTTGATCCGTTTGAACGGAATAACCAATAAAACAACTTTCATTAACTATTATTTGCCTGATGGAAGAAATCTTAACAATGAAGAGACGGTACGGGCATTGTATACCGATGAACAGGATCGTTTATGGGTTGGAACGACTCGCTATGGTATACTAGTGCTTGACAAAAACCAAAAAACAATTGCACACTTTGGCAGAATGAAAGGAATTACAGATTCACTCCCCTCTGCCTGGACGAATGGGTTTTGTGTTGATGCCACATCAAATTTGTGGGTGGCAACCATGCGGGGTATTTGTAGGATCAATACAAATAGTTTACAGGTTACAAATTTCACAACACATCGTTTATTAAATCAATTAAATGGTATCTATACAAATACGGTATGGATAGACAGCAAACAACAGCTATGGATCGGTACCAACCGTGGTGCATGGTGCTATAATGAACAAAAACAAACATTGAAACATTATAGTGACAAAGAAGGGCTATCACACAACCGTGTTTTCTCCTTCAATGAAGATAACAAAGGCAATATTTATATTGGAACCATTGCAGGTTTAACAGTACTTGCACCAAACGAAACAACAACAGTTTACAACCGTAGCAAAGGTTTACGCAATGATAAATGCGAAGGCATTTTAAAAGATGAACATGGTTTTCTGTGGATCGGTAATCTCAATTGTTTGATCCGCTTTGATCCGGCTACCAATAATTATGCGGTGTATGAAGAAGGATTAGGATTTAGTCATGCTGGTTTTCGAATGCGTAGCTGTTTTAAAGCAGCAGATGGTGAAATGTTTTGGGGAAGTGATAAAGGACTCAACTCTTTTTATCCGCAGCAACTGAATACCATCTCTGTGCAACTGCAGCCTTCCATCAATACACTCTACACAACAGATAGCAGTTATCGTTTTACAACCAGCGACACCGTTCGATTTCCCTATAACACATCCGCTTTTCATTTCTATTTTTCATCAGGTGAATTAACAGGATCAAAGAAAATTCAGTTCCTGTATAAGCTTGATGGCTATGATACTGATTGGAAAAAGCCAATCGCTTACGGACAAGCTGTGTACAGCAAACTCCCACCCGGTAATTATTTATTCCATGTAAAAGCGTCGAGAGACGGTATCAATTGGTACGAAGCTGCACATCCTGTTCAACTCAACATCAGTAAACCATGGTGGCAGCTAACATGGTTCAGGCTTAGTTATATCGTTGCATTCTTTGCATTGCTTTATGGCATTTATAATTTACTGCAACGACGCAAAAAAGAAAAAGAAGTAAAACAGATGATCGATTACTTCGCTCATTCAGGTTTTGAACATTCATCGGTAGATGATATTCTGTGGGATATTGCCCGTAACTGTATCTCCCGATTAGATTTTGAAGACTGTGTGATCTATACAGTTAATGAGGATGAAAAAGTATTGCTGCAAAAAGCGGCGTACGGACCCAAAAGCCCGAAAGCATACGAGATCAAAAATCCCATCATCATTCCGTTCGGAAAAGGGATTGTGGGTGATGTAGCTGCAACAGGAAGAGCCAACATCATCCACGACACATCAAAAGACAAACGATACATTGTTGATGATGAACAACGTTTTTCCGAAATAACAGTGCCCATCATTCACGAAGGAAAAGTAATTGCTGTGATCGATTCAGAACATTCACGTAAAAACTTTTTCACCAAACAACACCTGGAAGCTTTGCAAACTATTGCTTCACTCAGCTCCGCAAAAATTTCCCGTGCTATGGCCATGGACGCCATGAAGAAAACAAAACTGGAAGTAATGGAGTTGAACGTAAAAATGGCTGAATCGAAATTCATGAACCTGCGGTTACAGATGAACCCGCATTTTATGTTCAATGCATTAAGTTCCATTCAACATTTGATTGTATCTCAGCAAACAACAAAAGCATACAAGTATCTCACCATCTTCTCCAACTTCCTTCGTTCATTACTCAACTATGCAGAAAAGAATTTTATTCCGTTGGATGAAGAGCTGAAAATATTGCAGATGTATGTGGAGCTGGAATCGCTTCGTTTTGATCAATCGTTCAGTTACGAAATCAATGTAGATGAGAACCTGAGCAATGATGAAGTACTTGTGCCGTCTCTCATGGTACAACCATTTGTAGAGAATGCTATCTGGCATGGCCTGTTGCACAAAGAAGGTGAAAAGAAACTAAAGATCGAATTTGTGAACCATAGTGATGATCATTTAACCTGTACCATAGAAGATAATGGAGTTGGTCGCAGCAATGCGGCGGCCATACAGCGACAAAAGATCAGCAGTAAAATACATGAAAGCAAAGGCATTGGCATTATTGAAGAACGGTTGAAACTGTTGCAACAGAAAACCGGCAAGCCTGCGCATGTGGAGATAAAAGATATGTTTGATGCGCAGCAACATGCGGCAGGCACCAAAGTAATTATTACAATTCCTTATTATAACCCGGAAGAAACATGA
- a CDS encoding LytR/AlgR family response regulator transcription factor, whose product MIKALIVDDEQSSIDLLEWLIEQYCPDISVVQSARSVKDALPLIHNFQPDIVFLDIQMPHQSGFDLLTTIDHWNFEVIFTTAFNEFAIQAIRFSALDYLLKPIDETELKKAVERFKAKRIFAPAGQQLFRNFIQNISQGKKEKFKLALADASEVKYVTLDEIIRLQADSNYTKVHLTQNRVFVSAKTLKEYDEILKEQHFLRIHKSHLINPTHIESYDKQGWLKMSDGSEVEVARRKKEYVQEALKNI is encoded by the coding sequence ATGATAAAAGCATTGATCGTTGATGATGAACAATCGAGCATTGACTTACTGGAGTGGCTTATTGAGCAGTATTGCCCGGATATTTCTGTTGTACAATCGGCACGCAGTGTAAAAGATGCATTGCCGCTCATTCATAACTTTCAACCCGATATTGTTTTTCTTGATATACAAATGCCGCATCAAAGCGGCTTCGATCTGCTCACCACCATTGATCATTGGAATTTTGAAGTGATCTTCACAACTGCTTTCAACGAATTTGCCATACAAGCCATTCGCTTCAGTGCATTGGATTATTTATTAAAACCCATTGATGAAACAGAATTAAAAAAAGCAGTAGAACGTTTTAAAGCCAAACGAATTTTTGCGCCCGCTGGTCAGCAGTTGTTCCGCAACTTCATCCAGAATATTTCGCAAGGAAAAAAAGAAAAATTCAAACTCGCATTGGCCGATGCATCAGAAGTAAAATATGTTACACTCGATGAGATCATACGGTTACAAGCCGATAGCAATTACACCAAAGTTCATCTCACACAGAACCGAGTATTTGTTTCAGCCAAAACATTAAAGGAATATGATGAGATATTGAAAGAGCAACATTTTCTCCGCATTCATAAATCACATCTCATCAACCCCACACATATTGAAAGCTATGATAAGCAAGGATGGTTAAAAATGAGTGACGGATCGGAAGTGGAAGTGGCCCGCAGAAAAAAAGAATATGTGCAGGAAGCATTGAAAAATATCTAA
- a CDS encoding RNA polymerase sigma factor, whose translation MLSFSENEQAFKDFITQHQPRVYNTALNLLQNAEDAEEITQDVFIEAWNKAHTFKGEAQVSTWLYRITVNKSIDHIRSKKRKKRFAFLTSLFHESGEPISDAGDFVHPGVVTENREKAAMLYKAIDQLPETQRIAFLLSETGGLSYAEISEITGSSVSSIESLLFRARKNLRGLLAGYYKNLPE comes from the coding sequence ATGCTTAGCTTTTCAGAAAACGAACAGGCGTTCAAAGACTTTATTACACAACACCAGCCACGGGTGTACAATACTGCATTGAACCTGTTGCAGAATGCTGAGGATGCCGAAGAAATTACACAAGATGTTTTTATAGAAGCCTGGAACAAGGCCCATACATTTAAAGGTGAAGCACAGGTGAGCACCTGGCTTTACCGCATTACCGTTAATAAAAGTATTGATCATATCAGGAGCAAAAAGCGGAAAAAGCGATTTGCCTTCCTCACCAGCCTGTTTCATGAAAGCGGCGAACCCATTAGTGATGCAGGAGATTTTGTGCACCCTGGCGTGGTCACCGAAAACCGGGAAAAGGCAGCGATGCTTTACAAGGCCATAGATCAGTTGCCTGAAACCCAGCGAATTGCATTTTTATTAAGCGAAACGGGGGGATTGAGCTATGCCGAAATAAGCGAAATTACCGGCAGTTCCGTATCTTCCATTGAGTCATTACTGTTCAGGGCACGCAAAAACCTGAGGGGTTTGCTGGCCGGTTACTATAAAAATTTACCTGAATAG
- a CDS encoding Spy/CpxP family protein refolding chaperone, producing MSKTKFLTILVVLLLVLNAITLYFFLGNKPAPRKKPGGNRPYSEYITKKLNLDTVQQQKLKELRDKHKQELDSLRKEDRQIQEAKTQMLKDGVTDSLKLDSVFTVAAANKKKFEMAFHNHFMQIRALCRPDQLQLFNQTLDEMNKRRMQAWGDKKGPQQSKEEEKK from the coding sequence ATGAGTAAGACAAAATTTCTCACAATCCTCGTTGTGTTATTATTAGTGCTGAATGCAATTACCCTTTATTTTTTTCTGGGCAACAAACCTGCTCCCAGAAAAAAACCGGGTGGCAACAGACCTTACTCTGAATACATCACCAAAAAATTGAATCTTGATACTGTTCAGCAACAAAAACTGAAAGAGTTGAGAGATAAACACAAACAGGAACTCGACTCACTACGCAAAGAAGACAGACAGATACAGGAAGCAAAAACTCAAATGCTGAAGGATGGCGTGACAGATAGTTTAAAACTTGATTCCGTCTTTACTGTTGCTGCTGCAAATAAAAAGAAATTTGAGATGGCGTTTCACAATCATTTTATGCAGATAAGGGCCTTGTGCCGTCCTGATCAGTTGCAACTCTTCAATCAAACATTGGATGAAATGAATAAACGCAGAATGCAGGCATGGGGTGATAAAAAAGGTCCGCAGCAATCAAAAGAGGAAGAAAAAAAATAA
- the rimO gene encoding 30S ribosomal protein S12 methylthiotransferase RimO produces the protein MKSKTLKKDKVNIITLGCSKNMVDSEVLSGQLLANEIDVVHESSKKDHNIVIVNTCGFIDKAKEESINTILDQVELKRRGKLDKVIVTGCLSERYKNNLEAEIPEVDAFYGTMELPMILKQFEADYKTELVGERLLSTPSHYAYLKISEGCNRTCAFCAIPLMRGQHVSKSMDDLVKEAEGLVKKGVKEIMLIAQELTYYGLDLYKKRMLGDLMHRLADVKGLEWIRLHYAYPHKFPLDVLDVMRERHNICNYLDMPLQHASDNMLKAMRRQITRTETEELIAAVREKVPGLCLRTTLIAGFPGETLDDIEETKLFLQKQRFDRVGIFTYSHEEGTSGFDLVDDVPAEEKERRAQEIMGVQQEISYELNQEKIGKTFKTIVDKKEAGRYLGRTEFDSVEVDNEVIIQTDKRLKVGEFVNVKITKAFDYDLEGEVVD, from the coding sequence ATGAAAAGTAAGACATTAAAGAAGGATAAGGTAAACATCATAACCCTTGGCTGCAGCAAGAATATGGTGGATAGTGAAGTGCTGAGCGGCCAGTTATTGGCCAATGAAATTGATGTGGTACACGAGAGCAGTAAAAAAGATCACAACATCGTGATAGTAAATACATGCGGCTTTATCGATAAGGCCAAGGAAGAAAGCATCAATACTATTTTAGACCAGGTGGAACTGAAACGTCGTGGTAAACTGGATAAAGTGATTGTAACAGGCTGCCTGAGCGAACGTTACAAAAATAACCTGGAAGCAGAAATTCCTGAAGTGGATGCGTTTTATGGAACCATGGAGCTGCCCATGATCTTAAAACAATTTGAAGCTGACTATAAAACGGAGCTGGTGGGAGAGCGTTTGTTGAGCACACCATCGCACTATGCTTATTTAAAGATCAGTGAAGGATGTAACCGTACCTGTGCGTTTTGTGCAATTCCATTAATGCGTGGTCAGCATGTGAGCAAGAGCATGGATGATTTGGTGAAAGAAGCTGAAGGACTGGTTAAGAAAGGTGTAAAAGAAATCATGCTCATTGCACAGGAACTGACATATTATGGTTTAGACCTCTACAAAAAACGCATGTTGGGTGATTTAATGCACCGTTTGGCAGATGTAAAAGGTTTAGAGTGGATCCGTTTGCATTATGCATACCCACATAAATTTCCATTAGATGTGTTGGATGTGATGCGTGAACGACATAATATCTGTAATTATCTCGATATGCCGTTGCAACATGCAAGTGATAATATGCTGAAAGCAATGCGCAGGCAAATTACCAGAACTGAAACGGAAGAATTGATTGCAGCAGTGAGAGAAAAAGTTCCGGGGCTTTGTTTACGTACAACCTTGATCGCTGGTTTTCCCGGCGAAACACTGGATGATATTGAAGAAACAAAACTCTTCCTGCAAAAACAACGATTCGACCGTGTGGGCATTTTCACTTACAGCCATGAAGAAGGTACCAGTGGTTTTGATTTGGTGGATGATGTACCTGCCGAAGAAAAAGAACGCCGTGCACAGGAGATTATGGGTGTGCAGCAGGAAATTTCATATGAACTCAACCAGGAGAAAATAGGAAAAACGTTTAAAACAATTGTTGATAAAAAAGAAGCAGGTCGTTATCTCGGCCGTACAGAATTTGATTCGGTGGAAGTAGATAACGAAGTGATCATTCAAACAGACAAACGATTAAAGGTCGGTGAGTTTGTAAATGTAAAAATTACCAAGGCGTTTGATTATGATCTGGAAGGGGAAGTTGTTGATTGA